The window ATATAAAGAGTGATTAATATAGTCTTCCGGTTTTGTTAATTTTTTGTTATGTTTCTGAAAAATGCTGCTGAAAATATCACGTGTCCAAATGTGTTTTACATCATTCCAGATTGGTAAAAACACATTCTTTATTTCTTTATTGGGTATTAACCTCTTCCAAAAACTATAATATTTATCAATGTAATTTTCAAAATCTTCATTTACAACGGCCCTATAATAGCGCCAAGGGTATCCGCCAAAAAGCTCGTCTCCCCCTGTTCCCGACAAAACAACCTTAACAAACTTAGAAGCAAGCTGTGATACGTAGTAATTTGGATAGCTTTGGCCAACGCGAGGCTCCTCGAGATGCCAGGCTAACTTGGATAAAACCCTTTCCATATCTCCTGCTTTCAATACCATTTCATAATGTTCTGTCTTAAAGAGGTAGGACATTAGTTCAGCTTTTTCTCTTTCGTCAAAACCCACTTCCAAACCGGACGCTGAATGAAGGTCAAACCCGCAGGTGAAGGTTTTAATGTATGGAAGCTGGCGGGCCGCCACTGCAGTAATGGAACCAGAATCCATCCCACCACTTAAATACGAGCCAATTTCAACATCGCTGACCAGCTGTCGGTTGACCGCTTGAAGAAAGAGCCTGTCAAGTTCTTCCAAATATTCGTTTTCGCTTTTTGGTTTCTCTGGTTCATTAAAAAAGTAATCCCAATATTGAACTGGAGATAGCATGGTGTCGTTTTGTCCCAAACAAACAAACGCCCAATTGGCTGCAGGAAACAATTTTATCCCTTTTAACAATGTCTTATCAGTAAAAATATTTTGGAATGTAAAGTATTCCAACAAAGCCTCCAAGTCAAGTTCCCGTTTTACTTCCGGGTGAACAAGTATTGCCTTTTGTTCAGATGCAAAAATGAATTTTTGGTTTATAAAGCAATAATAGAGCGGCTTGATCCCATAACGATCCCTTGCCAAAAACAATTCTTGCCTGGTCCTGTCCCAAATCGCAAAGGCAAACATCCCGTTAAACCTTTTTACACACTCAGGGCCCCATATTTTATAAGAATAAAGAACAACCTCTGTGTCTGTTTTTGAACGGAATTGGCATCCTAAGCTTTCCAGTTCCACCCTCAATTCCTGGTAATTATATATCTCGCCGTTGTAGACAATCACATAATTATTATCGTTGCTGGCCATGGGCTGATGGCCGGCCGGAGAAAGATCTATTATTGCCAAACGCCGGTGCCCAAGCCCTAAGAAACTATCCGTATAAAAGCCTTCGCCATCTGGCCCCCTGTGAGCGATAGCATCGGTCATACGGCGAAGCAACACGGGCGATACAGGTTCTCCGTTAAGGTTAAAAACACCGGCTATGCCGCACATGTTATAGTCTCCTTAATGTTTCCAATACATGGTTATAGTCTTCTTCCGACATCTTGTTATGAAGAGGTAAAGCTATGCTGTACCTGTAAGCATCGCGAGAATTGGGGCATAAATCGTCGCTCAAGCCATACTTCTGTTTGTAATACCCCAGCATATGGACTGCCTGCGTGCCAACCCTGGACGATATCCCGTTCTCGAACAAGTACTTCAGCAGATCGTCGCGTGTCAGCGGGGCTTTTGTTTCGTCAACCCAGCAGACATAGGCCTGCCACGAATGAACGCAACCTTCGGGCTTGGAAGGCGTTCTCAACCAGGTTATGCTTGACA is drawn from Peptococcaceae bacterium and contains these coding sequences:
- the asnB gene encoding asparagine synthase (glutamine-hydrolyzing); translation: MCGIAGVFNLNGEPVSPVLLRRMTDAIAHRGPDGEGFYTDSFLGLGHRRLAIIDLSPAGHQPMASNDNNYVIVYNGEIYNYQELRVELESLGCQFRSKTDTEVVLYSYKIWGPECVKRFNGMFAFAIWDRTRQELFLARDRYGIKPLYYCFINQKFIFASEQKAILVHPEVKRELDLEALLEYFTFQNIFTDKTLLKGIKLFPAANWAFVCLGQNDTMLSPVQYWDYFFNEPEKPKSENEYLEELDRLFLQAVNRQLVSDVEIGSYLSGGMDSGSITAVAARQLPYIKTFTCGFDLHSASGLEVGFDEREKAELMSYLFKTEHYEMVLKAGDMERVLSKLAWHLEEPRVGQSYPNYYVSQLASKFVKVVLSGTGGDELFGGYPWRYYRAVVNEDFENYIDKYYSFWKRLIPNKEIKNVFLPIWNDVKHIWTRDIFSSIFQKHNKKLTKPEDYINHSLYFEAKTFLHGLLIVEDKLSMAHGLETRVPFLDNDLVDFAIKVPVVLKLKNLGEIVRLNENEPGPKTNKYFEKTRDGKLILRKVMERYIPAQITEGIKQGFSAPDASWFRGESIEYVKRIIYNGNARIYEFLDRDSIQKLVDDHLKGKDNRRLFIWSLLNFEHWCREYL